One Kitasatospora sp. MAP12-44 DNA segment encodes these proteins:
- a CDS encoding aminotransferase class III-fold pyridoxal phosphate-dependent enzyme — MTTEAPGTPNWPAPADLSSFCFEVPYSEDSILFERASGIRLFDTAGRGYLDAMSGVFVTCFGYDCEPIRSAVAAQLGRMAFNPPLHGTNQNALALAEALVGLAPPGIVSAKLVNGGSEAVEAALRLSRLYHRETGDSGRYKTISYFHGYHGATFGSLSVTGRPDVSRFGPGLPGAVHVWSPDALEDFLGVPAEESGRLAAELIERTIEAEGPDSFAAIIVEPVIHLRGMAVAPQGYLARLREICDRHGILLVFDEIVTGFGRTGLPFAAQTFGVTPDLMCVGKGISGGYAPLAAVLIHERISAVLGDGSGPVSFAPSHTYAANPMASAAGLAAVRLFTGDEYPKRIAELAERFESALREAVGSRGNVRALGLLYGVKLSTPGDVVDGSLGEQVARACLRRGLIIRGQDDWIVLAPAFVTTEEDVQSICRTLAEALDETHGTR, encoded by the coding sequence ATGACCACTGAAGCGCCTGGCACTCCGAACTGGCCCGCCCCCGCCGACCTCTCCTCCTTCTGCTTCGAGGTGCCCTACTCCGAGGACTCCATCCTCTTCGAACGCGCCTCGGGCATCAGGCTGTTCGACACCGCGGGACGCGGCTACCTCGACGCCATGTCCGGTGTCTTCGTGACCTGCTTCGGATACGACTGCGAGCCGATCCGGAGCGCGGTGGCCGCGCAGCTCGGCCGGATGGCGTTCAATCCGCCGCTGCACGGGACCAACCAGAACGCCCTGGCACTCGCCGAGGCACTCGTCGGGCTCGCACCGCCCGGGATCGTCAGCGCCAAGCTGGTCAACGGCGGCTCGGAGGCGGTGGAGGCCGCGCTCCGGCTGTCCCGGCTGTACCACCGCGAGACCGGCGACAGCGGGCGCTACAAGACCATCAGCTACTTCCACGGCTACCACGGCGCCACCTTCGGCTCGCTCTCGGTGACCGGCCGTCCCGACGTCAGCCGCTTCGGTCCTGGCCTGCCCGGCGCCGTGCACGTCTGGTCGCCCGACGCCCTGGAGGACTTCCTCGGCGTCCCCGCGGAGGAGTCGGGCCGGCTCGCCGCGGAGCTGATCGAACGCACCATCGAGGCGGAGGGCCCGGACTCGTTCGCCGCGATCATCGTGGAGCCGGTGATCCACCTCCGTGGCATGGCCGTCGCCCCGCAGGGCTACCTGGCCAGGCTGCGGGAGATCTGCGACCGGCACGGCATCCTGCTGGTCTTCGACGAGATCGTCACCGGGTTCGGGCGTACCGGCCTGCCGTTCGCCGCGCAGACGTTCGGGGTCACACCGGACCTGATGTGCGTGGGCAAGGGCATCTCCGGCGGGTACGCGCCGCTGGCCGCAGTGCTGATCCACGAGCGGATCAGCGCCGTTCTCGGCGACGGCTCCGGGCCCGTCTCCTTCGCGCCCTCGCACACCTATGCGGCCAATCCGATGGCCTCGGCGGCCGGCCTCGCGGCGGTGCGGCTGTTCACCGGGGACGAGTACCCCAAGCGGATCGCCGAGCTCGCCGAGCGCTTCGAGTCGGCGCTGCGGGAGGCGGTGGGGAGCCGCGGGAACGTCCGAGCGCTGGGGCTCCTCTACGGCGTCAAGCTGTCCACGCCCGGGGACGTCGTCGACGGCAGCCTCGGCGAGCAGGTGGCCCGGGCATGTCTGCGGCGGGGGCTCATCATCCGCGGCCAGGACGACTGGATCGTGCTCGCGCCGGCGTTCGTCACCACCGAAGAGGATGTCCAGAGCATCTGCCGCACCCTCGCCGAGGCGCTCGACGAGACCCACGGGACCCGCTGA
- a CDS encoding aminoglycoside phosphotransferase family protein: MFKVQLNTDAVRDARFYPLKQRILQRCLQVGVPVPLAVPTTAGEPAAWRDGHVCELIPLVAGTASAHSTAAQARAVITTGLGLRAVLDGLPPEQVAQLASIGLPALVDEADWLRALDDGVDRLLPSARSRDDSWGRVAVEALEGLSDARPLLLAARPSLMEVPAERLRVIHGDLHHHHFLFGAGGRPEVAAVLDFDNLTVGDRLLDLAWVVETSARVRGGAGARQAALSAFRSRAVGQGLLAPGEERLLMPLLIARAVPVVVDIAKDILERDLLSPAWTGYLELLDTRRRLALHRLLSSTFPDETELPED, translated from the coding sequence GTGTTCAAGGTCCAGCTGAACACCGATGCCGTCCGCGACGCCCGCTTCTACCCGCTCAAGCAGCGGATACTCCAACGCTGCCTCCAGGTCGGCGTTCCGGTGCCCCTCGCTGTGCCGACCACCGCCGGTGAACCCGCGGCCTGGCGGGACGGACATGTCTGCGAGCTCATCCCGCTGGTGGCCGGAACGGCATCGGCGCACAGCACGGCCGCGCAGGCCCGCGCCGTCATCACCACCGGCCTCGGACTGCGCGCGGTACTGGACGGCCTTCCGCCGGAGCAGGTGGCGCAGTTGGCGTCGATCGGGCTGCCCGCCCTCGTCGACGAGGCGGACTGGCTCCGCGCCCTCGACGACGGCGTGGACCGCCTGCTGCCGTCGGCGCGGTCACGTGACGACTCCTGGGGAAGGGTCGCCGTCGAGGCGCTGGAGGGTCTCTCGGACGCCCGTCCCCTGCTGCTGGCGGCCCGCCCGTCCCTGATGGAGGTGCCTGCGGAGCGGCTACGGGTGATCCACGGCGACCTGCACCACCACCACTTCCTCTTCGGCGCCGGCGGTCGGCCCGAGGTTGCCGCTGTGCTCGACTTCGACAATCTGACGGTGGGAGACCGGCTGCTGGACCTCGCCTGGGTCGTCGAGACCTCGGCCCGGGTGCGGGGCGGAGCCGGGGCCCGCCAGGCCGCGCTGAGCGCCTTCCGCTCCCGCGCTGTGGGCCAGGGCCTGCTGGCCCCCGGCGAGGAGCGGCTGCTGATGCCACTGCTCATCGCCCGGGCCGTGCCCGTGGTCGTGGACATCGCCAAGGACATCCTCGAACGGGACCTTCTGAGTCCGGCCTGGACCGGCTACCTGGAACTGCTCGACACCCGCCGCCGACTCGCGCTGCACCGGCTTCTTTCCAGCACTTTCCCAGACGAGACCGAACTTCCCGAGGACTGA
- a CDS encoding asparagine synthase-related protein: MSGITGWVDSVRDLRDADAATARLTADLVARGGSGTGMWHSRHAVLAQRVDAAWTGSREPACVRQDGRPAAVAVCDGYLHNARELWSAVGPGETAAPEGPSVAEVVLHAYLRWGAAAAQRLEGSFAFAVWDARGRELVLGRDRFGVKPLSYLPTEHGAVFSSDVAALAAHPLAAPEIDAEGLCALLTQLRSPGRGTLRGMREVPPGHTVHLTPEGETSRRYWVLEARPHELDLAQTIQQVRGLLDDAVAGELHGTEPAVLLSGGLDSSVLTGLAASASGTAPRTFTVAFGDTAAAVPDRPFAQDVVRFWNCRHEEVTVRPEELSDPVTLATVLAAKDYPSPFGDKNITPFLFSRRVAGHVPVALSGEAADTVFGSMGGRIDDDREFTAFPWIERTRTWGLEHGIGTALFDAELLRGVDVGGYCDRLFREASAEVPQLPGDSRQDRLGRQSDYLITTRLLEQAAHHSERLGATAGLQVRFPFLDHRLVSFLYNVPVHMKWFDGRGKSLLRTIAKDLVPESVLTRAKVPYPITYADSYKSALVQRLQTLLDDSTAPVRPLIDVAGVRQVVADPALLDRGGWYGRANVEMVLQVDAWLRRLRVRVSI; encoded by the coding sequence ATGTCCGGAATCACTGGCTGGGTGGACAGCGTCCGTGATCTGCGTGACGCGGACGCGGCTACCGCCCGGCTGACAGCCGACCTGGTGGCCCGCGGAGGGTCCGGCACAGGGATGTGGCACAGCCGGCACGCCGTGCTGGCCCAGCGCGTCGACGCGGCGTGGACCGGCAGCAGGGAACCCGCCTGTGTACGGCAGGACGGTCGTCCGGCCGCGGTCGCGGTCTGCGACGGATACCTGCACAACGCACGGGAGTTGTGGTCGGCCGTCGGGCCCGGGGAGACCGCCGCACCGGAGGGGCCCTCGGTGGCCGAGGTGGTGCTGCACGCCTATCTGCGGTGGGGAGCGGCGGCCGCGCAGCGGCTGGAGGGCTCTTTCGCCTTCGCCGTCTGGGACGCCCGCGGCCGGGAGCTGGTGCTGGGCCGCGACCGGTTCGGCGTGAAGCCGCTGAGCTACCTACCCACCGAGCACGGCGCGGTGTTCTCCTCGGACGTGGCCGCCCTGGCCGCGCACCCCCTGGCGGCTCCCGAGATCGACGCGGAGGGGCTGTGCGCCCTGCTGACCCAGCTCCGGAGTCCGGGGCGCGGAACGTTGCGCGGCATGCGCGAGGTGCCGCCGGGCCATACCGTGCACCTGACCCCCGAGGGGGAGACCAGCCGCCGGTACTGGGTCCTGGAGGCCCGGCCGCATGAGCTGGACCTGGCGCAGACGATCCAGCAGGTGCGCGGTCTGCTCGACGACGCCGTGGCCGGAGAGTTGCACGGCACCGAGCCGGCGGTGCTGCTGTCCGGAGGCTTGGACTCCAGTGTGCTGACCGGACTGGCCGCCAGCGCCTCCGGTACCGCCCCGCGCACCTTCACCGTCGCGTTCGGTGACACGGCCGCGGCAGTCCCGGACCGGCCGTTCGCCCAGGACGTCGTGCGGTTCTGGAACTGCCGGCACGAGGAGGTCACCGTCCGTCCCGAGGAGCTGTCCGATCCGGTGACGCTGGCCACCGTGCTGGCGGCCAAGGACTATCCCTCGCCTTTCGGGGACAAGAACATCACACCCTTCCTGTTCAGCCGACGGGTGGCCGGACATGTCCCGGTGGCCCTGAGCGGCGAGGCGGCGGACACCGTGTTCGGCAGTATGGGCGGCCGTATCGACGATGACCGCGAGTTCACCGCGTTCCCCTGGATCGAGCGCACCCGCACCTGGGGACTGGAGCACGGCATCGGCACCGCGCTGTTCGACGCGGAACTGCTGCGCGGCGTGGACGTCGGGGGCTACTGCGACCGACTGTTCCGGGAGGCGAGCGCGGAGGTGCCGCAGCTGCCCGGGGATTCCCGGCAGGACCGGTTGGGCCGGCAGTCGGACTACCTGATCACGACCCGGCTCCTGGAGCAGGCGGCCCACCACTCCGAGCGGCTGGGCGCCACCGCCGGACTGCAGGTGCGCTTCCCCTTCTTGGACCACCGGCTGGTCAGCTTCCTCTACAACGTTCCGGTGCACATGAAGTGGTTCGACGGCCGGGGCAAGAGCCTGTTGCGCACCATCGCCAAGGACCTCGTGCCGGAGTCGGTTCTCACCCGGGCCAAGGTGCCCTATCCGATCACCTATGCCGACAGCTACAAGTCGGCGCTGGTGCAGCGGTTGCAGACGCTGCTGGACGACTCGACGGCTCCGGTCCGTCCGCTGATCGACGTCGCCGGGGTGCGGCAGGTCGTGGCCGACCCGGCCCTGCTGGACCGGGGCGGGTGGTACGGCCGGGCGAACGTGGAGATGGTCCTGCAAGTGGATGCCTGGCTGCGCCGGCTGCGCGTGCGCGTCAGCATCTGA
- a CDS encoding amino acid adenylation domain-containing protein, with amino-acid sequence MFQLFSNQAALAGERPAVRDQRETLSYAELAHRVGVLVTAIREQCPSGPVRIGLHLGRTVDLVVAVLAVTAAGHVYVPIDPAYPLERLRFVAADSGLSVVLSDRELPEGLSAEATLRVDRVDWSAQPPVWQPAETDADAAAYVIYTSGSTGRPKGVEVRRRSVVAMVEAVRERFDFERDDVWTLFHSYCFDFSVWEMWGALATGATLVIVSAETALSPRATAELLVREQVTVVSIVPSVFRYLAAAVRQSPLPPVTVRRIIFGGEAVDVAAVRDWRETVPGRCEFVNTYGITETTVFVSTRLLGDAELDAAPSGGEFATDLGEPLRGWEFQVLDESCVPVPRGAVGEIWVAGEGVALGYVGRPELTAQRFRSLALPGGPTRLFYRSGDLATRTGADVFCYAGRADDQVKINGFRIELGEIEAVLRQVEQVGDLAVVNGRSRIGGQILTAYYTADTDLPGAVLAERARAVLPAHMVPSRFVQLPGLPLGLSGKTDRRALAELDA; translated from the coding sequence ATGTTCCAACTGTTCAGCAATCAGGCGGCCCTGGCCGGTGAGCGCCCGGCGGTCCGCGACCAGCGGGAGACCCTCAGCTACGCGGAACTGGCCCACCGGGTCGGTGTGCTGGTCACGGCCATCCGCGAGCAGTGCCCGAGCGGTCCGGTGCGGATCGGGCTGCATCTCGGGCGCACGGTGGACCTCGTGGTCGCCGTACTGGCGGTGACCGCCGCCGGCCATGTCTACGTTCCCATCGATCCGGCCTATCCGCTGGAGCGGCTGCGGTTCGTGGCCGCGGACAGCGGCCTGTCGGTCGTCCTGTCCGACCGGGAGCTGCCCGAGGGCCTGTCGGCCGAGGCCACCCTGCGGGTGGACCGCGTCGACTGGTCGGCGCAACCACCGGTGTGGCAGCCCGCGGAGACCGACGCGGATGCGGCCGCCTATGTCATCTACACCTCGGGCTCCACCGGTCGCCCCAAGGGCGTGGAGGTGCGTCGGCGCAGCGTGGTCGCGATGGTGGAGGCCGTGCGCGAGCGCTTCGACTTCGAGCGCGACGACGTGTGGACACTGTTCCACTCGTACTGCTTCGACTTCTCCGTCTGGGAGATGTGGGGTGCGCTGGCGACCGGGGCGACCCTGGTGATCGTGTCGGCGGAGACCGCTCTCTCGCCCCGGGCCACCGCCGAACTGCTGGTGCGCGAGCAGGTCACGGTGGTCAGCATCGTGCCTTCGGTGTTCCGCTATCTGGCGGCCGCGGTGCGGCAGTCGCCGCTGCCGCCGGTCACCGTGCGACGGATCATCTTCGGCGGGGAGGCCGTCGATGTGGCGGCGGTCCGCGACTGGCGGGAGACGGTGCCCGGGCGCTGCGAGTTCGTGAACACCTACGGCATCACCGAGACGACCGTGTTCGTCAGCACCAGGCTGCTCGGCGATGCCGAACTGGACGCCGCCCCGAGCGGCGGGGAGTTCGCCACCGACCTCGGGGAGCCGTTGCGCGGCTGGGAGTTCCAGGTACTGGACGAGAGTTGCGTGCCCGTGCCGCGCGGCGCGGTCGGCGAGATCTGGGTGGCCGGTGAGGGAGTCGCGCTCGGCTATGTCGGCCGGCCCGAGCTGACCGCGCAGAGGTTCCGTTCGCTGGCGCTGCCCGGCGGACCGACGCGGCTGTTCTACCGCAGCGGCGATCTGGCCACCCGCACCGGGGCCGACGTGTTCTGCTACGCCGGCCGGGCCGACGACCAGGTGAAGATCAACGGCTTCCGGATCGAGCTGGGCGAGATCGAGGCGGTGCTTCGGCAGGTGGAACAGGTCGGGGACCTGGCAGTGGTGAACGGTCGCAGCCGCATCGGCGGGCAGATCCTGACCGCCTACTACACCGCCGACACCGATCTGCCCGGCGCGGTGCTGGCCGAGCGGGCGCGTGCGGTGCTCCCCGCACATATGGTGCCGAGCCGGTTCGTGCAGCTGCCGGGACTTCCCCTGGGCCTGTCGGGCAAGACCGACCGCCGGGCGCTGGCCGAGCTCGATGCCTGA
- a CDS encoding condensation domain-containing protein has protein sequence MGTPQQGIPLSVGQEAMWIAWELEPDQMSHIIPLAFLVRGELDVPRLRQAVAAVGEAYPQLRARVARAHDGPVVSWAQAPEIPVIERTVTADVMEAAREAWQVPIDLRSGPLARVYVLRGPDWTALLFVVHHLVFDGASVLIMLDGLRRAYAGEALRPSDHLDTLTSFARRSRELADTEAGDAHRAYWKRALGSGTPGLALPSNPGPEPRRTMFSADVPPELADHLRSCAEELGCSYFTVLLGAYFALLRRHSGLDDLMVSIPFHGRTDPSLRDTVGYFVNPLPIRHRLRATDSYAELIRALRSAVKESLSHGELPLPAIMREAGFTGPQARAHTHQSLFQYWHAGQRADVDVQNLELRSGGTSCTLSMLDVESTAGYTLAVMVREDTGGTHVLWKDPTGAVGPAAVADLAEDYLAILKTIAADPRTTLAPVLGHVARPTMAPQPAPQPAVVPAVVPTDRPDGAGSGGLAEMAAVWEEVLGFEGIGPEDSFFELGGHSLLAEALTLQAGKHFGVEVPIRVLFTFPRLRDFTDQVLATVGPTAEVTGPDAAVAPDGAEVPASNFQQRIWLIEQSDESARGNVCLAWKTSGVLEPDLLGKALAMLVESHEILRTRFVERDGALVQQVGEPWQPQIEQLDLRGTASPDDGITAWLTDAATRRFDPESGRLLRVAVADLGAGRRALLVCVHHLVIDGESIPILLAELERCHAAARQGRAAGPAAVQYREFVAAQQAEKTDGTWAADLRYWADALSGAPAYVDVPTSATPQEEGSVAMATGGGLLGRLQPVQAELGVSWFIVAATALAVVFHRWSGESDITFEVPIASRGRNQGRFADVLGPCLNTMVLRSRLAPGAAVVDVLRQLRSAALDGTEHSSVPFDVVIAHLDPERREGRTPFGDLILNMNSRTNRHAELGGAVLTPVYTESLAVHDKQFGLTVTLTEHNGELTSTVAHRGEFISVAEARQLAGDLAELLADFAGSLDRAVMTRS, from the coding sequence ATGGGCACGCCGCAGCAGGGCATCCCGCTGTCCGTCGGCCAGGAGGCGATGTGGATCGCCTGGGAACTCGAACCCGACCAGATGAGCCATATCATCCCCCTGGCGTTCCTGGTGCGCGGGGAGCTGGACGTGCCGCGGCTGCGGCAGGCCGTGGCCGCCGTGGGAGAGGCGTACCCCCAGTTGCGGGCCCGGGTCGCCCGGGCCCACGACGGCCCCGTGGTGAGCTGGGCGCAGGCGCCCGAGATCCCGGTGATCGAGCGGACCGTGACGGCCGACGTGATGGAGGCGGCGCGGGAGGCGTGGCAGGTGCCGATCGACCTCCGTTCGGGGCCGCTGGCACGGGTGTACGTGCTGCGGGGGCCGGACTGGACGGCGCTCCTGTTCGTCGTCCACCACCTGGTGTTCGACGGCGCTTCCGTCCTGATCATGCTGGACGGGCTCCGGCGGGCCTATGCCGGTGAGGCACTGCGCCCGTCCGACCATCTCGACACACTGACCTCGTTCGCCCGCCGGTCCCGGGAGCTCGCGGACACCGAGGCCGGAGACGCGCACCGCGCCTACTGGAAGCGGGCACTGGGCTCCGGCACCCCAGGTCTCGCCCTGCCGTCCAACCCTGGCCCGGAGCCTCGGCGCACCATGTTCAGCGCTGACGTTCCTCCCGAACTCGCGGACCATCTCCGGTCCTGCGCGGAGGAGTTGGGGTGCTCCTACTTCACCGTGCTGCTCGGTGCCTACTTCGCGTTGCTTCGGCGGCACAGCGGCCTGGACGACCTCATGGTGTCCATCCCGTTCCACGGCCGGACCGACCCCTCACTCCGGGACACGGTCGGCTACTTCGTCAACCCGCTGCCGATCCGGCACCGGCTCCGAGCCACCGACAGCTATGCGGAGCTGATACGCGCGCTGCGGTCCGCGGTCAAGGAGTCCCTGAGCCACGGCGAGCTTCCGCTTCCCGCCATCATGCGCGAGGCGGGTTTCACCGGTCCGCAGGCCCGCGCCCACACCCATCAGTCCCTGTTCCAGTACTGGCACGCGGGACAGCGCGCCGACGTCGATGTGCAGAACCTCGAACTGCGCTCCGGTGGCACCTCCTGCACGCTGAGCATGCTCGACGTGGAGAGCACCGCCGGGTACACGCTCGCGGTGATGGTCAGGGAGGACACCGGCGGTACCCATGTGCTGTGGAAGGACCCCACGGGCGCGGTCGGCCCGGCCGCCGTGGCGGACCTGGCCGAGGACTACCTGGCGATCCTGAAGACCATCGCGGCCGATCCCCGGACGACCCTCGCCCCGGTCCTCGGGCACGTCGCCAGGCCGACGATGGCCCCCCAGCCGGCCCCCCAGCCGGCCGTCGTGCCGGCCGTCGTACCGACCGATAGGCCGGATGGGGCCGGGTCCGGTGGGCTGGCCGAGATGGCGGCGGTGTGGGAGGAGGTACTGGGTTTCGAGGGGATCGGCCCCGAGGATTCGTTCTTCGAGCTGGGCGGGCATTCGCTGCTGGCCGAGGCGCTGACGCTACAGGCGGGAAAGCATTTCGGGGTGGAGGTTCCGATCCGGGTGCTGTTCACCTTCCCCCGGTTGCGCGACTTCACGGACCAGGTCCTGGCGACGGTCGGCCCGACCGCTGAGGTGACCGGTCCGGACGCCGCCGTCGCGCCGGACGGCGCGGAGGTCCCCGCGAGCAACTTCCAGCAGCGGATCTGGCTGATCGAACAGTCCGACGAGTCCGCGCGCGGAAACGTCTGCCTGGCGTGGAAGACCTCCGGCGTGCTGGAGCCGGACCTGCTGGGCAAGGCGCTGGCGATGCTGGTGGAGAGCCATGAAATCCTGCGCACCCGGTTCGTCGAGCGCGACGGCGCGCTCGTGCAGCAGGTGGGAGAGCCGTGGCAGCCGCAGATCGAGCAACTCGACCTGCGGGGCACCGCGAGCCCTGACGACGGCATCACCGCCTGGCTGACGGACGCCGCGACGCGCAGGTTCGATCCGGAGTCCGGTCGGCTCCTGCGGGTGGCCGTCGCCGACCTCGGCGCCGGGCGCCGGGCCCTGCTGGTCTGCGTGCACCATCTGGTGATCGACGGTGAGTCGATCCCCATCCTGCTCGCCGAGTTGGAGCGGTGCCATGCGGCTGCCCGGCAAGGACGGGCGGCCGGACCCGCAGCCGTTCAGTACCGGGAGTTCGTCGCCGCGCAGCAGGCCGAGAAGACGGACGGGACCTGGGCCGCGGACCTACGGTACTGGGCCGACGCACTGTCCGGTGCCCCGGCGTATGTGGACGTCCCTACGTCTGCCACGCCGCAGGAGGAGGGGTCGGTGGCCATGGCGACCGGCGGGGGACTGCTCGGCCGACTGCAGCCGGTCCAGGCCGAACTCGGCGTCTCCTGGTTCATCGTCGCGGCGACCGCACTGGCGGTCGTGTTCCACCGATGGAGCGGCGAGAGCGACATCACCTTCGAGGTCCCGATCGCCTCCCGCGGCCGGAACCAGGGCCGGTTCGCCGACGTTCTCGGCCCGTGCCTGAACACCATGGTGCTGCGGTCGAGGCTCGCCCCCGGTGCCGCGGTGGTCGATGTGCTGCGGCAGCTGCGGTCCGCGGCGCTGGACGGGACAGAGCACAGCAGCGTGCCCTTCGACGTGGTGATCGCCCACCTCGACCCGGAACGGAGGGAGGGGCGCACTCCGTTCGGCGATCTGATCCTCAACATGAACTCGCGCACCAACCGCCATGCCGAACTCGGCGGCGCCGTGCTGACACCGGTGTACACCGAGTCCCTGGCGGTGCACGACAAGCAGTTCGGCCTCACGGTGACGCTCACGGAACACAACGGCGAGCTCACCAGTACGGTCGCTCACCGGGGTGAATTCATCTCGGTCGCCGAGGCACGCCAACTGGCGGGCGATCTCGCCGAGCTGCTCGCCGACTTCGCCGGGAGCCTCGACCGGGCGGTCATGACCAGGTCGTAG
- a CDS encoding cytochrome P450, translating to MHFSDSLGCWVVEGYAEAVAVMRSSALEVPLLPLPRGLGTAAERTALEPLWEQARHIPLYTGGQAHRRLRHELRDAFTRESVEAWRPSIREVVDDSVTGCLPSGRAEVVEDIGKPVLREVMAEVVGIPADARAEFGQWADVTVRAGAFGTPQWSEGLLAEVVEAVTSIDRLIGEVVADARAVPAGSVLAHALERRKHGGGLSEQEISANARALYTAGLYTTTYLIAAAAYYLFRDATVLEQARQDRRELAKVVRETLRFACPAVETALRRATRDVVINGETIRRGQFVRTVVLRASRDPSRFPEPDVFKHERPRQGRELVFGVGSHICLGNHLATTITEEICGALAAPEHNARLAEPHPVFRRRPAVPVMWGPEWVHLELGP from the coding sequence ATGCACTTCAGCGACTCGTTGGGCTGCTGGGTGGTCGAGGGATACGCAGAGGCCGTGGCGGTCATGCGCAGCAGCGCGCTGGAGGTTCCGCTCCTTCCGTTGCCCCGTGGTCTTGGGACCGCGGCAGAGCGTACGGCCCTGGAACCGCTGTGGGAGCAGGCCAGGCACATCCCGCTCTACACTGGCGGGCAGGCCCATCGCCGACTACGGCATGAGCTGCGTGACGCCTTCACCCGGGAGTCCGTCGAGGCCTGGCGCCCCTCCATCCGCGAGGTGGTTGATGATTCGGTCACTGGCTGCCTGCCCTCCGGTCGGGCCGAGGTCGTCGAGGACATCGGCAAGCCGGTCCTCCGCGAGGTGATGGCCGAGGTCGTGGGCATCCCCGCGGACGCACGCGCCGAGTTCGGCCAGTGGGCGGATGTCACGGTCAGGGCAGGCGCCTTCGGAACGCCGCAGTGGTCGGAGGGCCTGCTGGCCGAGGTCGTCGAGGCTGTCACCTCGATCGACCGCCTCATCGGCGAGGTGGTGGCGGATGCACGCGCGGTGCCCGCCGGAAGCGTGCTGGCCCATGCGCTGGAACGGCGCAAACACGGCGGGGGGCTTTCCGAGCAGGAAATCTCAGCCAATGCCCGCGCGCTCTACACGGCCGGCCTCTACACGACCACTTACCTGATCGCCGCCGCGGCGTACTACCTGTTCCGCGACGCCACCGTCCTGGAACAGGCTCGCCAGGACAGGCGGGAACTCGCGAAGGTGGTGCGGGAGACCCTGCGCTTCGCCTGTCCCGCAGTGGAAACGGCTCTTCGGCGCGCGACACGAGATGTCGTGATCAACGGCGAGACCATTCGGCGCGGCCAATTCGTGCGCACCGTGGTCCTGCGTGCCAGCCGTGATCCCAGCCGCTTTCCGGAGCCCGACGTCTTCAAGCACGAACGTCCCCGCCAGGGACGAGAACTGGTCTTCGGAGTCGGCTCGCACATCTGCCTCGGCAACCATCTGGCCACCACCATCACCGAGGAGATATGCGGCGCACTGGCCGCCCCGGAGCACAACGCGCGCCTGGCCGAACCCCACCCGGTATTCCGCCGCCGCCCAGCCGTACCCGTGATGTGGGGACCGGAGTGGGTGCACCTGGAACTGGGCCCCTGA
- a CDS encoding substrate-binding domain-containing protein, producing MRVLYVSPMEYGANAAVDAVGQGLQCRLAESGIELRVICADFRDKDWPDTADAAMLAGVKAGVDAIVVWVVTPDSAAVGAAAAMRQGIPVITLERPHYPVSASIVYPNFNHGVYMAEHLAALLPTGADVAVIGGPGSVDDDELVMGLQRGLRLMGLHLVNDPEDPRYKNVSDVAEGGRQKALNILADFPRLDGLIPYNDETMLGAVEALRETGRLGEVAMVSRNGTPAAVQAVRGGLSAGTWDVDVTGNGQQLADLVIRAAVRQEVLDGLCIAGPIGHMITPERTAHWEPWERRIPYHAFRLGLEQ from the coding sequence ATGCGCGTCCTGTACGTCAGCCCGATGGAGTACGGCGCGAACGCGGCCGTCGACGCGGTCGGCCAGGGTCTGCAGTGCCGGCTCGCCGAGAGCGGCATCGAACTGCGGGTGATCTGCGCCGACTTCCGCGACAAGGACTGGCCGGACACCGCCGACGCCGCGATGCTGGCCGGTGTCAAGGCGGGGGTGGACGCGATCGTGGTCTGGGTGGTCACCCCCGACTCCGCAGCGGTGGGGGCGGCGGCCGCGATGCGGCAGGGCATCCCCGTCATCACCTTGGAGCGCCCGCACTATCCCGTTTCCGCGTCCATCGTCTATCCGAACTTCAACCACGGCGTCTACATGGCCGAGCATCTCGCCGCGCTGCTGCCGACCGGAGCGGACGTCGCCGTGATCGGCGGCCCCGGCTCCGTGGACGACGACGAGTTGGTCATGGGCCTCCAGCGGGGACTGCGCCTGATGGGCCTGCACCTGGTGAACGACCCCGAGGACCCCCGGTACAAGAACGTCAGCGATGTGGCTGAGGGCGGCCGGCAGAAGGCACTCAATATCCTGGCCGACTTCCCCCGACTCGACGGCCTCATCCCTTACAACGACGAGACCATGCTGGGCGCCGTCGAGGCCCTCAGGGAGACCGGACGGCTGGGCGAAGTGGCCATGGTGTCCCGCAACGGGACGCCCGCGGCCGTCCAGGCCGTCCGGGGCGGCCTGAGCGCCGGTACGTGGGATGTCGACGTCACCGGCAACGGCCAGCAGCTCGCCGATCTGGTGATCCGCGCCGCCGTGCGGCAGGAGGTCCTCGACGGACTGTGCATCGCGGGCCCGATCGGACACATGATCACGCCGGAGCGGACGGCTCACTGGGAGCCGTGGGAGCGTCGTATCCCCTACCACGCCTTCCGGCTGGGCCTGGAGCAGTAG